In Daphnia pulicaria isolate SC F1-1A chromosome 5, SC_F0-13Bv2, whole genome shotgun sequence, a single genomic region encodes these proteins:
- the LOC124340496 gene encoding sphingomyelin phosphodiesterase-like isoform X2: MTIYILVALSASFVTIYGNPLDQPLPLNSDFWEKKSQYYSHGTSSDEDVRLAEEVVAHRLQLKHDDKSRRLEAQLELIAPVVDKAERKWAELVDDVDHLNFTAIEWEIENELPEPNDRTWRKGRERGRGARGLPAFLGNAVKLFDLKQVVKELETSVMTSVSCSACKAGVGLLQHYVDSGKSTDEIVHASTKLCMSLKIESRRVCEGIILAMADEVVFVLSRLILTADEICGFVIGDVCAIPYNPYHDWEVALPPIPKPALISQQMPNPGGGVSSPPLKVLHLSDTHFDPYYHEGSTANCNEPLCCRLTDGIPDSPTNGAGRWGDYRKCDTPRHTIESMLQHIANYHQDIDFIIWTGDLPPHDVWNQTRNDNLYVLRETVRQLTFYFPNTRIFPALGNHESAPVNSFPPPNIEATHTMDWLYDELDLLWRRWLPDSTSPTVRKGAFYSVLVSPGFRMLSLNMNYCNNKNWWLLLNSTDPAQELQWLVYELQSAELKGEKVHILGHIPPGHSDCLKVWSHNYYRIVNRYEATIASQFFGHTHFDEYEVFYDEVYRGRASSIAYIGPSVTPYYGLNPGYRIYHVDGNYAGTSRMVVDHETWIMDLQEANRHNVDSPRWYRLYTAREAFRMPSLTPQDWDHLVHRMTYDDNLFQTYYKYYWKASPVRPSCDADCKKRLLCDLKSGRSNDRKLTCQEIEERIDSTKKSSSWKTWLFNGVSVLALGFTLPHLPALFG, translated from the exons ATGACTATTTACATTCTAGTGGCACTGTCGGCCAGTTTCGTCACCATCTACG GCAACCCGCTGGACCAGCCATTGCCGCTCAATTCCGACTTTTGGGAGAAAAAGTCGCAATACTATTCGCACGGAACATCCAGCGACGAAGATGTCCGATTGGCTGAAGAAGTCGTCGCCCATCGACTCCAATTAAAACACGACGACAAGAGTAGACGATTAGAAGCTCAACTGGAACTTATCGCTCCGGTGGTGGACAAGGCCGAGCGCAAATGGGCCGAACTGGTCGACGATGTGGACCATTTGAATTTCACGGCTATCGAATGGGAAATTGAAAACGAATTGCCCGAGCCCAACGACCGCACTTGGCGTAAAGGACGTGAGCGGGGTCGAGGGGCACGTGGATTGCCGGCCTTCCTGGGCAACGCCGTCAAATTGTTCGACCTCAAACAGGTCGTCAAAGAATTGGAAACATCTGTGATGACGTCAGTTTCCTGCTCGGCTTGTAAAGCAG GTGTCGGTCTGCTGCAGCATTACGTCGATTCCGGCAAGTCGACGGATGAAATCGTTCACGCCTCCACCAAACTGTGCATGAGTCTGAAAATTGAATCACGCCGAGTGTGCGAGGGCATCATCCTGGCCATGGCCGACGAAGTTGTTTTCGTCCTGTCCAGGCTCATTCTGACGGCCGATGAAATTTGCGGTTTCGTCATTGGCGACGTTTGCGCCATCCCTTACAATCCGTACCACGACTGGGAAGTGGCCCTGCCGCCCATTCCCAAACCGGCCCTCATTAGCCAACAAATGCCCAACCCCGGCGGCGGCGTCAGCAGCCCACCGTTGAAGGTCCTTCACCTGTCCGACACCCACTTTGATCCGTACTATCACGAAGGAAGTACAGCCAATTGCAACGAGCCGCTTTGCTGCCGGCTGACGGACGGCATTCCCGATTCGCCCACTAACGGGGCTGGACGCTGGGGTGATTACCGTAAATGCGACACGCCCAGGCACACCATCGAAAGCATGCTCCAACACATTGCCAACTATCATCag GATATCGATTTCATCATTTGGACGGGCGATTTGCCTCCTCACGACGTCTGGAATCAAACACGCAACGACAATCTTTACGTTTTGCGTGAAACTGTCCGCCAATTGACCTTCTACTTTCCCAATACGCGAATTTTCCCCGCCCTGGGCAATCACGAAAGCGCACCTGTCAACAG TTTCCCGCCCCCCAACATCGAGGCCACTCACACGATGGATTGGCTCTACGATGAACTGGATCTCCTCTGGCGACGATGGCTGCCCGATTCCACTTCGCCCACCGTACGCAAAGGCGCCTTCTATTCGGTTCTCGTCAGTCCAGGCTTCCGAATGCTTTCATTAAACATGAACTattgcaacaacaaaaactg GTGGTTGCTGCTCAACAGCACAGATCCAGCCCAGGAGCTTCAGTGGCTCGTTTATGAACTTCAAAGTGCCGAGCTCAAAGGCGAAAAGGTGCACATTCTAGGTCACATCCCCCCTGGGCACAGCGATTGTCTCAAAGTTTGGTCTCACAATTATTACCGAATCGTCAACAG GTACGAGGCTACCATCGCCAGCCAGTTTTTCGGCCACACTCATTTCGACGAATACGAAGTCTTTTACGACGAAGTCTACCGCGGACGGGCCTCCAGCATCGCCTACATCGGACCTTCAGTCACGCCTTATTACGGCCTCAATCCAGGCTACCGAATCTACCACGTCGACGG CAACTACGCGGGGACGTCGCGAATGGTTGTCGATCACGAAACGTGGATCATGGACCTTCAAGAAGCCAATCGGCACAATGTCGATTCGCCACGATGGTACCGCCTCTACACGGCCCGAGAAGCCTTCCGCATGCCGTCGTTGACGCCTCAAGATTGGGACCATTTGGTCCACCGGATGACCTACGACGACAATCTCTTCCAAACTTATTACAA GTACTATTGGAAGGCGTCACCTGTGCGGCCCAGCTGCGATGCTGATTGCAAGAAGCGGTTACTGTGCGATCTGAAATCGGGTCGATCCAACGATCGGAAATTGACCTGCCAAGAAATCGAGGAGCGAATCGACAGCACCAAAAAGAGTTCCTCGTGGAAAACGTGGCTTTTCAATGG AGTTTCAGTGTTGGCACTCGGTTTCACCTTACCACATCTGCCAGCCCTATTCGGTTGA
- the LOC124340496 gene encoding sphingomyelin phosphodiesterase-like isoform X1, translating into MTIYILVALSASFVTIYGNPLDQPLPLNSDFWEKKSQYYSHGTSSDEDVRLAEEVVAHRLQLKHDDKSRRLEAQLELIAPVVDKAERKWAELVDDVDHLNFTAIEWEIENELPEPNDRTWRKGRERGRGARGLPAFLGNAVKLFDLKQVVKELETSVMTSVSCSACKAGVGLLQHYVDSGKSTDEIVHASTKLCMSLKIESRRVCEGIILAMADEVVFVLSRLILTADEICGFVIGDVCAIPYNPYHDWEVALPPIPKPALISQQMPNPGGGVSSPPLKVLHLSDTHFDPYYHEGSTANCNEPLCCRLTDGIPDSPTNGAGRWGDYRKCDTPRHTIESMLQHIANYHQDIDFIIWTGDLPPHDVWNQTRNDNLYVLRETVRQLTFYFPNTRIFPALGNHESAPVNSFPPPNIEATHTMDWLYDELDLLWRRWLPDSTSPTVRKGAFYSVLVSPGFRMLSLNMNYCNNKNWWLLLNSTDPAQELQWLVYELQSAELKGEKVHILGHIPPGHSDCLKVWSHNYYRIVNRYEATIASQFFGHTHFDEYEVFYDEVYRGRASSIAYIGPSVTPYYGLNPGYRIYHVDGNYAGTSRMVVDHETWIMDLQEANRHNVDSPRWYRLYTAREAFRMPSLTPQDWDHLVHRMTYDDNLFQTYYKYYWKASPVRPSCDADCKKRLLCDLKSGRSNDRKLTCQEIEERIDSTKKSSSWKTWLFNGFAISSVFTFLGGFGWLGDSVGSFF; encoded by the exons ATGACTATTTACATTCTAGTGGCACTGTCGGCCAGTTTCGTCACCATCTACG GCAACCCGCTGGACCAGCCATTGCCGCTCAATTCCGACTTTTGGGAGAAAAAGTCGCAATACTATTCGCACGGAACATCCAGCGACGAAGATGTCCGATTGGCTGAAGAAGTCGTCGCCCATCGACTCCAATTAAAACACGACGACAAGAGTAGACGATTAGAAGCTCAACTGGAACTTATCGCTCCGGTGGTGGACAAGGCCGAGCGCAAATGGGCCGAACTGGTCGACGATGTGGACCATTTGAATTTCACGGCTATCGAATGGGAAATTGAAAACGAATTGCCCGAGCCCAACGACCGCACTTGGCGTAAAGGACGTGAGCGGGGTCGAGGGGCACGTGGATTGCCGGCCTTCCTGGGCAACGCCGTCAAATTGTTCGACCTCAAACAGGTCGTCAAAGAATTGGAAACATCTGTGATGACGTCAGTTTCCTGCTCGGCTTGTAAAGCAG GTGTCGGTCTGCTGCAGCATTACGTCGATTCCGGCAAGTCGACGGATGAAATCGTTCACGCCTCCACCAAACTGTGCATGAGTCTGAAAATTGAATCACGCCGAGTGTGCGAGGGCATCATCCTGGCCATGGCCGACGAAGTTGTTTTCGTCCTGTCCAGGCTCATTCTGACGGCCGATGAAATTTGCGGTTTCGTCATTGGCGACGTTTGCGCCATCCCTTACAATCCGTACCACGACTGGGAAGTGGCCCTGCCGCCCATTCCCAAACCGGCCCTCATTAGCCAACAAATGCCCAACCCCGGCGGCGGCGTCAGCAGCCCACCGTTGAAGGTCCTTCACCTGTCCGACACCCACTTTGATCCGTACTATCACGAAGGAAGTACAGCCAATTGCAACGAGCCGCTTTGCTGCCGGCTGACGGACGGCATTCCCGATTCGCCCACTAACGGGGCTGGACGCTGGGGTGATTACCGTAAATGCGACACGCCCAGGCACACCATCGAAAGCATGCTCCAACACATTGCCAACTATCATCag GATATCGATTTCATCATTTGGACGGGCGATTTGCCTCCTCACGACGTCTGGAATCAAACACGCAACGACAATCTTTACGTTTTGCGTGAAACTGTCCGCCAATTGACCTTCTACTTTCCCAATACGCGAATTTTCCCCGCCCTGGGCAATCACGAAAGCGCACCTGTCAACAG TTTCCCGCCCCCCAACATCGAGGCCACTCACACGATGGATTGGCTCTACGATGAACTGGATCTCCTCTGGCGACGATGGCTGCCCGATTCCACTTCGCCCACCGTACGCAAAGGCGCCTTCTATTCGGTTCTCGTCAGTCCAGGCTTCCGAATGCTTTCATTAAACATGAACTattgcaacaacaaaaactg GTGGTTGCTGCTCAACAGCACAGATCCAGCCCAGGAGCTTCAGTGGCTCGTTTATGAACTTCAAAGTGCCGAGCTCAAAGGCGAAAAGGTGCACATTCTAGGTCACATCCCCCCTGGGCACAGCGATTGTCTCAAAGTTTGGTCTCACAATTATTACCGAATCGTCAACAG GTACGAGGCTACCATCGCCAGCCAGTTTTTCGGCCACACTCATTTCGACGAATACGAAGTCTTTTACGACGAAGTCTACCGCGGACGGGCCTCCAGCATCGCCTACATCGGACCTTCAGTCACGCCTTATTACGGCCTCAATCCAGGCTACCGAATCTACCACGTCGACGG CAACTACGCGGGGACGTCGCGAATGGTTGTCGATCACGAAACGTGGATCATGGACCTTCAAGAAGCCAATCGGCACAATGTCGATTCGCCACGATGGTACCGCCTCTACACGGCCCGAGAAGCCTTCCGCATGCCGTCGTTGACGCCTCAAGATTGGGACCATTTGGTCCACCGGATGACCTACGACGACAATCTCTTCCAAACTTATTACAA GTACTATTGGAAGGCGTCACCTGTGCGGCCCAGCTGCGATGCTGATTGCAAGAAGCGGTTACTGTGCGATCTGAAATCGGGTCGATCCAACGATCGGAAATTGACCTGCCAAGAAATCGAGGAGCGAATCGACAGCACCAAAAAGAGTTCCTCGTGGAAAACGTGGCTTTTCAATGGGTTCGCTATTTCAtccgttttcacttttttgggAGGATTTGGCTGGCTGGGCGACTCGGTTGGATCTTTCTTCTAA
- the LOC124340542 gene encoding uncharacterized protein LOC124340542 — protein MTGRYPGSVRGNPRLTPLMMSSFSRLHESSLNRTADSGYQSSFASLTNSFTPSSDVSDSSSRLYCSTPVTEDSILPYTTSNLDPVLDTPVQSVSSSRASFTEDRVPLNRGPTALDQDSTECPNDVLSCLIRSRCTPSIQRILMYLGDEDLMRLCQVSDEYCGAVCDDQSCLKRLSKFLISTQQNGENRTTLSHNNDGRPYGGVLRPIQNVMPLTQSGVVWTVPSPLESVDMNSIPRQLQTLIGMTRTLSEHHCVTNCHTCRSLIAVRLHHPKLVECQRCSQRSGRKIGSSRPVTKAKLFATHR, from the coding sequence ATGACTGGAAGATATCCTGGCAGTGTAAGGGGCAACCCTAGGCTTACACCACTGATGATGAGCAGTTTCTCGAGACTTCATGAGAGTTCTCTTAATCGGACAGCAGATTCTGGCTACCAGTCCAGCTTTGCCTCATTAACCAACTCCTTCACTCCATCGTCAGATGTCTCAGATTCGTCATCACGCCTTTATTGCAGCACTCCAGTCACCGAAGACTCAATTTTACCCTACACAACAAGCAATTTAGACCCAGTGCTAGATACTCCTGTTCAATCAGTTTCGTCAAGCAGGGCAAGTTTCACAGAAGATCGGGTTCCTCTCAACAGGGGACCAACTGCCCTTGATCAAGATTCCACCGAGTGTCCAAATGACGTTCTGAGTTGCTTGATCAGAAGTCGCTGTACACCCTCCATCCAAAGGATCCTGATGTACCTTGGCGATGAAGATCTCATGAGGCTCTGTCAAGTTTCAGATGAATATTGTGGAGCTGTATGTGATGATCAATCTTGCCTCAAACGGCTGTCGAAATTTCTCATTTCCACCCAGCAAAACGGTGAGAATCGAACGACGTTGAGCCACAACAACGACGGCCGGCCTTATGGAGGAGTCCTCCGCCCCATTCAAAATGTGATGCCTCTAACGCAGAGTGGAGTTGTCTGGACGGTCCCGTCTCCGTTGGAAAGCGTCGACATGAACAGCATTCCTCGCCAGCTTCAGACACTGATTGGTATGACCAGGACATTGTCTGAACATCATTGCGTCACAAATTGTCACACTTGCCGTAGCCTCATCGCCGTCCGGCTCCATCATCCCAAATTGGTGGAATGTCAACGCTGTTCTCAACGTTCCGGGCGTAAAATCGGAAGTAGTCGGCCCGTTACGAAAGCGAAACTGTTTGCAACTCACAGATGA